Proteins encoded in a region of the Neodiprion virginianus isolate iyNeoVirg1 chromosome 2, iyNeoVirg1.1, whole genome shotgun sequence genome:
- the LOC124299383 gene encoding chymotrypsin-like elastase family member 2A has protein sequence MNLRAFVATAHLVALLHNGLGMMKLDKHEHEKCGRVAPTQRQSRAANDSRTATATPSTTGRIFNGKPSKRGAWPWQVSLQLLHPKMGFIGHWCGGVLVDPMWVLTAAHCIHNELFNLPVGALWTAVVGEWELDSRRRGSARLPVERVIQHERFNNYVHDIALLKLVRPAPLSSMVRTICLPDKDVRLQEQAHCVASGWGRSGPSPALSTALLEASVPLLELEDCEIAYGQTVPIRGGHLCAGHTDGSTGSCVGDSGGPLQCRRANGDWELAGVTSFGSGCAQPGYPDVYTRVKHYVTWIRDTIRADRNS, from the exons ATGAATTTACGCGCATTTGTAGCGACCGCTCATCTCGTCGCCCTCTTGCATAATGGACTGGGCATGATGAAACTGGATAAGCACGAGCACGAAA AATGCGGGCGAGTCGCTCCTACGCAGAGGCAGTCACGGGCTGCGAACGACTCGAGGACGGCTACCGCTACGCCATCCACCACGGGGCGAATCTTCAACGGGAAGCCGAGCAAGAGGGGCGCTTGGCCTTGGCAAGTTTCGCTCCAACTTCTTCACCCGAAAATGGGCTTCATCGGACACTGGTGCGGCGGAGTTCTCGTCGATCCGATGTGGGTGCTGACCGCAGCCCACTGCATCCACAA CGAACTCTTCAATTTGCCCGTTGGCGCCTTATGGACAGCGGTGGTTGGTGAATGGGAGCTGGACTCTAGGCGACGAGGATCTGCTCGGCTTCCGGTGGAAAGGGTCATCCAACACGAACGTTTCAACAACTACGTCCACGATATAG CTCTCTTAAAGTTGGTCAGACCAGCCCCACTGTCATCCATGGTGCGGACAATCTGTCTGCCTGACAAGGACGTGAGGCTACAGGAGCAAGCTCACTGCGTTGCATCTGGCTGGGGTCGATCCGGTCCTTCACCAGCTCTTTCTACAGCTCTTCTGGAGGCCAGCGTCCCTCTGCTGGAGCTTGAAGACTGCGAAATAGCCTACGGACAGACCGTGCCAATCCGTGGTGGGCATCTTTGTGCTGGACATACCGATGGTTCGACTGGAAGTTGCGTG GGTGATTCAGGAGGTCCGCTACAGTGTCGGCGCGCAAACGGCGACTGGGAATTAGCCGGTGTCACGTCATTTGGCTCGGGGTGTGCGCAGCCTGGTTACCCGGATGTCTACACCCGTGTGAAGCACTATGTAACATGGATTAGAGACACCATTCGAGCTGACAGAAACTCGTGA